A DNA window from Dehalococcoidia bacterium contains the following coding sequences:
- a CDS encoding redoxin domain-containing protein — MSDFADKIILFDFWTYTCVNCVRTLPYLQDWHEKYADLGLLIVGVHTPEFDFEKLPENVAAAVADLGVGYAVAQDNERMTWNAYRVQAWPTKYIVDGDGFVRYYYRGEGAYADTELVIRFLLGEMGRDVSHIDPNTEPDPEPIAGTQATDFENFLTRELYAGTRRNIDFGGAYILNEEFYNAAGEVQEYTDPGEHRNHFLFLQGSWQSTEESLEYAATDSSYEGYIGFRFFANEVNAVLNHMPGESYDFRVEIDGGPVPQASAGSDIQYDDEGNSYVTVDSARMYRLIRQADVTSHDLLLRPADDRFSVFAFTFGAYGEDGN; from the coding sequence GTGTCCGACTTCGCGGACAAGATCATCCTGTTCGACTTCTGGACGTACACCTGCGTGAACTGCGTACGCACCCTGCCCTACCTTCAGGACTGGCACGAAAAGTACGCGGACCTGGGTCTGCTGATCGTCGGGGTCCACACTCCGGAGTTCGACTTCGAGAAGCTGCCCGAAAACGTCGCCGCTGCTGTCGCCGACCTCGGCGTCGGGTACGCCGTAGCCCAGGACAACGAGCGCATGACCTGGAACGCATATCGCGTCCAGGCGTGGCCCACCAAGTACATCGTCGACGGCGATGGCTTCGTTCGCTACTACTATCGTGGCGAGGGCGCGTACGCCGACACAGAGCTTGTCATCCGATTCCTGCTGGGGGAGATGGGGCGAGACGTCTCACACATCGACCCGAACACAGAGCCAGATCCCGAGCCCATCGCAGGCACCCAGGCCACCGACTTTGAGAATTTCCTGACAAGGGAGCTCTACGCTGGGACACGTCGCAACATCGACTTCGGTGGTGCGTACATCCTCAATGAGGAATTCTACAACGCAGCCGGTGAAGTTCAGGAGTACACCGATCCCGGCGAGCACAGGAACCATTTCCTGTTCCTGCAGGGGTCGTGGCAGAGCACGGAGGAGAGCCTGGAGTACGCGGCGACCGATTCCAGCTACGAAGGCTACATCGGCTTCCGATTCTTCGCCAACGAGGTGAACGCGGTGCTCAACCACATGCCTGGAGAGTCGTACGACTTCCGCGTAGAGATCGACGGCGGCCCGGTGCCTCAGGCGTCCGCCGGGTCGGACATCCAGTACGACGACGAGGGCAACAGCTACGTCACCGTGGACTCCGCCCGTATGTATCGCCTGATCAGGCAGGCTGACGTCACCTCCCACGACTTGCTGCTCAGGCCCGCAGACGACCGCTTCTCAGTCTTCGCCTTCACCTTCGGAGCCTACGGGGAAGACGGCAACTAG
- a CDS encoding amidohydrolase family protein, whose translation MKLVLKADRLIDGTGSDPVKDAAVVVKDGRISEVTTQDKLQIGEREDVDVIDVAGGTLMPGFIEMHSHIHCSAQADAYTHITTESNETFIMRGTKAVRAALSSGVTTMRDLGSRNQVILPIKSAIENNIIPGPRLIAAGTPITTTGGHCNMFGTEADTADEVVTAIRNQFKLGADCIKVMSTGGGFTPGTNVRAPQYPVETLKAAVTDAERLGLRVAAHCHASAGVRNCVDAGIHNLIHCSWLAENEEDMYDYDTDYADMIAEKGIYVDPTLALGRLNALRGRVRAGGGQGMGDPARRFEILRDMWDRGVKFVTGMDSGMTNANFDDFAYIPQVMVEEMHISPMEAIVCSTQTSAECLGLEDEIGTLEAGKSADVVIVNGDPSEDITALHNVNTIVTQGAVAKRDNELLI comes from the coding sequence TCGACGGCACAGGCAGCGATCCTGTTAAGGACGCGGCCGTAGTCGTCAAGGACGGACGAATCTCGGAGGTGACCACTCAGGACAAGCTCCAGATTGGCGAGCGCGAAGATGTCGACGTAATCGACGTTGCCGGCGGCACGCTGATGCCCGGCTTCATCGAGATGCACTCCCACATCCACTGTAGCGCCCAGGCTGACGCCTACACGCACATCACCACCGAGAGTAACGAGACCTTTATCATGCGCGGGACCAAGGCAGTTCGAGCTGCCCTCAGTTCCGGCGTAACAACGATGCGCGACCTGGGAAGCAGGAACCAGGTAATTCTCCCAATCAAGTCTGCCATCGAGAACAACATCATTCCCGGCCCCAGGCTGATTGCCGCCGGTACTCCCATAACGACTACAGGCGGTCACTGCAACATGTTCGGCACGGAAGCCGACACCGCCGATGAGGTTGTCACCGCGATTCGGAATCAGTTCAAGCTCGGCGCGGACTGCATTAAGGTCATGTCCACCGGCGGCGGGTTTACGCCGGGCACAAACGTCCGGGCGCCACAGTACCCGGTAGAGACCCTGAAGGCTGCGGTCACTGACGCCGAACGACTTGGTCTCCGAGTTGCCGCTCACTGCCACGCCTCAGCCGGAGTCAGGAACTGCGTGGATGCGGGAATCCACAACCTGATCCACTGCTCGTGGCTCGCCGAAAACGAAGAGGATATGTACGACTACGATACCGACTACGCCGACATGATCGCGGAGAAGGGTATCTACGTCGATCCCACCCTCGCGCTCGGACGGTTGAATGCCTTGCGTGGCCGTGTCAGGGCTGGCGGTGGACAGGGCATGGGTGACCCTGCACGGCGATTCGAGATTCTGAGAGACATGTGGGACCGTGGCGTGAAGTTCGTGACCGGAATGGACTCCGGGATGACCAACGCCAACTTCGACGACTTCGCGTACATCCCCCAGGTCATGGTCGAAGAGATGCACATCTCCCCGATGGAGGCGATCGTCTGCTCAACTCAGACCTCGGCAGAGTGCCTGGGCCTGGAAGACGAGATTGGTACGCTCGAGGCAGGCAAGTCTGCCGACGTCGTGATAGTCAACGGAGATCCATCGGAGGACATCACTGCGCTTCACAACGTCAACACGATCGTTACGCAGGGCGCAGTCGCCAAACGAGACAACGAGCTTCTCATCTAG